One window of Dermacentor andersoni chromosome 7, qqDerAnde1_hic_scaffold, whole genome shotgun sequence genomic DNA carries:
- the LOC126534168 gene encoding uncharacterized protein: MAFHAKLVSSAVLALAILGAIEASSQGSSQKDLPEYCSKGGEIDWMAVLSKAFELYQNYASKQAASPARSPLEDILAAAVLQKSDSAVPGEESGATGKPDAKESAGTPQPDVTAALLSSLLSNLGNADGSSKKSAEADPMAGLKTVLDGLNVLNGKGSSSGSAGAIDLSKLAPLILQGLPSLLGTQGSGSQTSVLSLLGSLLGNQQSGKGLEKMFSQVLNTIFNPDRKGKEGGVADGLEPAISTVIESLLKAGFKDDASTNDVPKDTEKSTLRSEL, translated from the exons ATGGCTTTCCACGCGAAGCTGGTGTCGTCAGCTGTTCTTGCACTTGCCATCCTCGGCGCCATCGAGGCGTCGTCACAAGGCTCTTCGCAAAAGGATTTACCAG AATACTGTTCAAAAGGAGGTGAAATTGACTGGATGGCTGTGCTGAGCAAGGCCTTCGAACTTTACCAGAACTACGCCTCAAAGCAAGCAGCCTCACCTGCGCGCTCACCTTTAGAAGACATTCTGGCAGCCGCAGTTCTGCAGAAAAGTGACAGTGCAGTGCCAGGGGAAGAGAGTGGTGCCACGGGAAAGCCTGATGCCAAAGAGAGTGCAGGCACTCCTCAACCGGACGTCACGGCCGCTCTCCTGAGCTCGCTACTTTCGAACCTGGGGAATGCCGATGGTTCATCGAAGAAGTCAGCTGAAGCCGATCCAATGGCAGGACTCAAGACAGTGCTCGATGGACTGAACGTGTTGAACGGCAAAGGTTCATCTTCCGGAAGTGCAGGGGCTATTGATCTGTCTAAGCTTGCGCCCTTGATACTTCAAGGGCTACCGTCTCTCCTTGGGACTCAGGGTAGCGGGTCGCAGACAAGTGTCCTGTCTCTGTTGGGCTCGCTTTTGGGAAACCAGCAAAGTGGGAAAGGTCTTGAGAAAATGTTTTCTCAGGTACTGAATACCATCTTTAATCCCGACAGGAAAGGGAAGGAGGGCGGTGTTGCAGATGGTTTGGAGCCGGCTATCTCAACTGTTATCGAATCCCTCCTCAAGGCTGGCTTTAAAGATGATGCTTCAACGAACGATGTACCGAAAGACACAGAAAAGTCAACGCTACGATCCGAACTATAA